A stretch of the Aphis gossypii isolate Hap1 chromosome 2, ASM2018417v2, whole genome shotgun sequence genome encodes the following:
- the LOC126549700 gene encoding uncharacterized protein LOC126549700, whose translation MKARKRTAKFVELQNKNYPNKPICRLKHFSTTRWTSHDRALTVIFEKYKALVQTLQFLQTSDDSDRDSLSKAKGLETAINSYMFVITMIFIQKIFSITSPLSKYLQSKNLDFIQALALVDDSRKRLQSLRTDEEYLKLVDETKLFVNKNNVRETEFKVLRPRRRKVMPGELTVDEVCLSPTDRYKTEVYFIVLDAIIMSISTRFDQSREILKDLCLLSPQRILKYSNGINKTLPEDAFNEIEDWLPGININDLKNEYLTLSSSLKGLLDSCPTLPKQLHKNISKEQNECSQSSTDSDSEENTSITSQQIIKVLSNYNLSQTFPNLYLAYKGLLTIPASSASAERAFSKVKLIKTRLRSTIGQDRLESLMILSCERDISINYEEAINMYAMSSDLLRDKLIFK comes from the exons ATGAAAGCTCGCAAAAGAACCGCAAAATTTGTAGAATTACAAAACAAGAACTATCCAAATAAACCTATATGCcgtcttaaacatttttcgacAACTAGGTGGACTTCTCATGATAGAGCATTAActgtaatatttgaaaaatataaagcattagtacaaacattacaatttttgcAAACTTCTGATGATTCTGATCGTGACTCATTGTCAAAAGCAAAAGGTTTAGAAACAGCTATAAATTCTTATATGTTTGTTattacaatgatttttatacaaaaaatattttcaattacttcTCCACTGTCTAAATACCTTCAGTCCAAGAACTTGGATTTTATACAAGCATTAGCACTAGTCGACGATTCCAGAAAAAGGTTGCAAAGTCTTAGAACAGACGaagaatatttgaaattagttGACGAAACCAAATTgtttgtgaataaaaataacgtacGTGAGACAGAATTTAAAGTTCTCCGACCAAGACGGCGGAAAGTTATGCCAGGAGAACTTACTGTGGATGAAGTATGTTTATCACCCACTGACCGTTATAAAACTGAAGTATACTTTATTGTTCTTGATGCCATTATAATGTCCATTTCTACGAGATTCGACCAGTCAagagaaatattaaaagactTATGTCTATTATCTCCTCAACGAATATTGAAGTATAGTAATGGTATAAACAAGACATTACCAGAGGATGCATTTAATGAAATTGAGGATTGGTTACCTGgaattaatataaacgatttaaaaaatgaatatttaactttaagttCATCATTAAAGGGTTTACTTGATAGCTGTCCAACACTGCCCAAGCAGTTGCATAAGAATATTTCTAAGGAACAAAATGAATGCTCTCAAAGTTCGACCGATAGTGACAGTGAAGAAAATACATCAATTACAtcacaacaaattattaaagttttatctAACTACAATTTGAGTCAAACTTTCCCCAATTTATACTTGGCTTACAAAGGTTTACTGACAATACCTGCCTCATCTGCATCTGCAGAGAGAGCATTTTCAAAG gttaaattaattaagactAGACTACGTTCAACCATTGGACAAGACCGATTGGAAAGTCTGATGATTCTTAGCTGTGAAAGAGATATAAGTATCAATTATGAAGAAGCAATTAACATGTATGCTATGTCATCAGATTTATTAAGAGATAAgctgatatttaaataa